In Streptomyces sp. NBC_00483, a single window of DNA contains:
- a CDS encoding LacI family DNA-binding transcriptional regulator gives MASIKDVAAAAGVSVATVSRVLNSHPSVSPDARTRVLTAVESLGYRPNAVARSLRTAQTRTLGLVISDVLNPYFGELARSVEDEARGLGYSVIIGNADERPELQDHHVRTLLDRRIDGLLVSPTDGASPLMLDAARAGTPMVFVDRWIPGVDVPVVRSDGRAAVRDLVAHLHRLGHRRLAIIAGPAATTTGSERVDAFREALASYEIELPDAYIGQGDFQADSGRRVTEAFLDLPEPPQVVFAADNLMALGALDAIRARGLRVPDDIAVAAFDDIPWFVHTDPPITAIAQRTKDLGRAAVRALVDRIEGRVPESVTLPAHLVVRRSCGETGEIGETPHTPQAPHTPTSMERSNG, from the coding sequence ATGGCGAGTATCAAGGATGTCGCGGCCGCGGCCGGCGTTTCCGTCGCCACGGTTTCCCGGGTCCTGAACAGCCACCCGTCCGTCAGCCCGGACGCCCGCACCCGCGTGCTCACCGCCGTGGAGTCGCTCGGCTACCGTCCCAACGCGGTGGCCCGTTCGCTGCGCACCGCGCAGACCCGCACGCTCGGCCTCGTCATCAGTGACGTGCTGAACCCGTACTTCGGTGAGCTCGCCCGCTCCGTCGAGGACGAGGCCCGCGGGCTCGGCTACAGCGTGATCATCGGCAACGCCGACGAGCGGCCGGAGCTCCAGGACCACCACGTACGCACGCTGCTCGACCGGCGCATCGACGGCCTGCTCGTCTCCCCCACCGACGGCGCCTCGCCGCTGATGCTGGACGCGGCCCGCGCGGGCACGCCCATGGTCTTCGTCGACCGGTGGATCCCCGGCGTGGACGTGCCCGTGGTGCGCTCCGACGGGCGGGCGGCCGTCCGGGACCTCGTCGCCCACCTGCACCGGCTCGGGCACCGCCGCCTCGCGATCATCGCGGGCCCTGCCGCCACCACGACCGGCAGCGAGCGCGTCGACGCCTTCCGGGAGGCCCTCGCCTCGTACGAGATCGAGCTTCCGGACGCCTACATAGGGCAGGGCGACTTCCAGGCGGACAGCGGGCGCCGGGTGACCGAGGCGTTCCTCGATCTGCCCGAGCCGCCCCAGGTCGTCTTCGCGGCCGACAACCTCATGGCGCTCGGCGCGCTCGACGCCATCCGCGCGCGCGGGCTGCGCGTCCCGGACGACATCGCGGTCGCCGCGTTCGACGACATCCCGTGGTTCGTGCACACCGATCCGCCCATCACGGCGATCGCCCAGCGGACCAAGGACCTCGGCCGGGCCGCCGTGCGCGCCTTGGTCGACCGCATCGAGGGGCGGGTGCCCGAGTCGGTCACCCTCCCCGCCCACCTCGTCGTACGACGCTCCTGCGGCGAGACAGGCGAGATCGGCGAGACCCCCCACACGCCCCAAGCCCCCCACACGCCCACCTCAATGGAGAGGAGCAACGGATGA
- a CDS encoding sugar ABC transporter ATP-binding protein: MSSSEELLRIEGIRKTFPGVVALDSVDFDLRRGEVHVLLGENGAGKSTLIKMLSGAYTPDEGRITVGGEQVRIHGAQDAERLGIATIYQEFNLVPDLTVAENIFLGRQPRRFGLIDRKKMEADAEELLARVGVKVSPRARVRELGIARLQMVEIAKALSLNARVLIMDEPTAVLTSEEVEKLFAIVRQLREDGVGVVFITHHLEEIGALGDRVTVIRDGRSVGQVPAATPEDELVRLMVGRSIDQQYPRERPDAQGTAGALLKVEGLTRDGVFHDVGFEVRAGEVVGIAGLVGAGRTEVVRAVFGADPYDSGSVEVAGSALPRHDVIAAMAAGVGLVPEDRKGQGLVLDQSVEENLGLVTMRAATRAGFVDRQGQHDAAERIAKQLGVRMAGLGQHVRTLSGGNQQKVVIGKWLLADIKVLILDEPTRGIDVGAKVEIYQLINELTAAGHAVLMISSDLPEVLGMSDRVLVMAQGRIAGELAAEEATQDSVMALAVSNQNTDNQQHNAFEEEGSRDH; the protein is encoded by the coding sequence ATGAGCAGCTCCGAAGAGTTGCTGCGTATCGAAGGGATACGGAAGACCTTCCCCGGCGTGGTCGCGCTCGACAGCGTCGACTTCGACCTGCGCCGCGGGGAGGTGCACGTACTGCTCGGTGAGAACGGGGCCGGTAAGAGCACGCTGATCAAGATGCTCTCCGGTGCCTATACGCCCGACGAGGGCCGTATCACCGTCGGTGGCGAGCAGGTCCGCATCCATGGTGCGCAGGACGCCGAACGGCTCGGCATCGCGACGATCTATCAGGAGTTCAATCTCGTTCCTGATCTGACCGTCGCCGAGAACATCTTCCTGGGGCGCCAGCCGCGCCGCTTCGGTCTCATCGACCGGAAGAAGATGGAAGCGGACGCCGAGGAGCTCCTCGCGCGCGTGGGCGTGAAGGTGTCGCCACGCGCGCGGGTGCGCGAACTGGGCATCGCCCGGCTCCAGATGGTGGAGATCGCGAAGGCGCTCAGCCTGAACGCGCGCGTGCTCATCATGGACGAGCCGACCGCCGTGCTCACTTCCGAAGAGGTCGAGAAGCTGTTCGCGATCGTGCGGCAGCTGCGCGAGGACGGCGTCGGCGTCGTCTTCATCACCCACCACCTGGAGGAGATCGGCGCGCTCGGCGACCGGGTGACGGTCATCCGGGACGGCCGCAGCGTGGGCCAAGTGCCCGCCGCCACCCCCGAGGACGAGCTCGTCCGCCTCATGGTGGGCCGCTCCATCGACCAGCAGTACCCGCGCGAACGCCCGGACGCACAGGGCACGGCCGGCGCGTTGCTGAAGGTCGAGGGCCTGACCCGGGACGGCGTCTTCCACGACGTCGGCTTCGAGGTGCGGGCCGGCGAGGTCGTCGGCATCGCGGGGCTCGTGGGCGCGGGACGTACGGAGGTCGTACGGGCCGTCTTCGGCGCCGACCCGTACGACTCGGGCTCCGTCGAGGTCGCGGGCAGCGCGCTCCCCCGACACGACGTCATCGCCGCGATGGCCGCGGGGGTCGGGCTCGTCCCCGAGGACCGCAAGGGGCAGGGGCTCGTCCTCGACCAGTCGGTGGAGGAGAACCTGGGGCTCGTCACCATGCGGGCGGCGACCCGCGCAGGGTTCGTGGACCGGCAGGGCCAGCACGACGCCGCCGAGCGGATCGCGAAGCAACTGGGCGTCCGGATGGCCGGGTTGGGCCAGCACGTGCGCACGCTGTCCGGCGGCAACCAGCAGAAGGTCGTCATCGGCAAGTGGCTGCTCGCGGACATCAAGGTGCTGATCCTCGACGAGCCGACGCGCGGCATCGACGTCGGCGCGAAGGTCGAGATCTACCAGCTCATCAACGAGCTGACCGCCGCAGGGCACGCCGTGCTCATGATCTCCAGCGATCTCCCCGAAGTCCTCGGCATGAGCGACCGGGTCCTTGTGATGGCGCAGGGACGCATCGCCGGTGAACTCGCCGCCGAGGAGGCCACGCAGGACTCCGTGATGGCCCTCGCCGTCAGCAACCAGAACACCGACAACCAGCAGCACAACGCCTTCGAAGAGGAGGGCTCCCGTGACCACTGA
- a CDS encoding ABC transporter permease/substrate-binding protein, producing MTTETLNKPQAKNNGSLLRLLLDNGALTALVVLVVAMSLMSGDFLTTQNLLNVGVQAAVTAILAFGVTFVIVSAGIDLSVGSVAALSATVLAWAATSEGVPVVIAVLLAVVTGVACGFVNGLLISYGKLPPFIATLAMLSVGRGLSLVISQGSPIPFPDSVSKLGDTLGGWLPVPVIVMIVMGLITAVVLARTFIGRSMYAIGGNEEAARLSGLRVKRQKLVVYGLSGLFAAVAGIVLASRLASAQPQAANGYELDAIAAVVIGGASLAGGTGKASGTFIGALILAVLRNGLNLLSVSAFWQQVVIGVVIALAVLLDTARRKAGAQPASAGAGTGGPRQRMQYVLAAVVAIAIVGGLAVWNNTGSSGGKKDLKLGMAVSTLNNPFFTEMRAGAQAEAKKQGVELTVTDAQNDASQQANQLQNFTSEGLSAVIVNPVDSDAVGPSVRTANKADIPVVAADRGVNKAKAATLVASDNVAGGKQAAKIMADKLGGKGKIAVLQGQAGTSASRERGAGFAAGIKNYPGIKVVAKQPADFDRTKGLDVMTNMLQSHPDVDGVFAENDEMALGAIKALGSKAGKSVPVIGFDGTPDGFKAVKAGTLYASVAQQPRELGKMAVQNAIAAAKDKKISSAVKVPVKVVTAKNVADFK from the coding sequence GTGACCACTGAGACACTCAACAAGCCACAGGCCAAGAACAACGGGAGCCTGCTGCGGCTGCTCCTCGACAACGGCGCGCTGACCGCGCTCGTCGTCCTGGTCGTCGCCATGTCGCTGATGTCCGGCGACTTCCTGACCACCCAGAACCTGCTGAACGTCGGCGTGCAGGCGGCCGTCACCGCGATCCTCGCGTTCGGTGTCACCTTCGTCATCGTCTCGGCGGGCATCGACCTGTCGGTCGGCTCGGTGGCCGCGCTGTCGGCGACCGTCCTCGCGTGGGCGGCCACGAGCGAGGGCGTGCCGGTGGTGATAGCCGTGCTGCTCGCCGTCGTCACGGGTGTCGCCTGCGGCTTCGTCAACGGCCTGCTCATCTCGTACGGCAAGCTCCCGCCGTTCATCGCGACGCTGGCGATGCTGTCGGTCGGGCGCGGTCTGTCCCTTGTGATCTCGCAGGGCTCGCCGATCCCGTTCCCCGACTCGGTCTCCAAGCTCGGTGACACGCTGGGCGGTTGGCTGCCCGTGCCGGTCATCGTGATGATCGTGATGGGGCTCATCACGGCGGTCGTCCTCGCCCGTACGTTCATCGGCCGGTCCATGTACGCGATCGGCGGCAACGAGGAGGCGGCCCGCCTCTCCGGTCTGCGCGTCAAGCGGCAGAAGCTCGTCGTCTACGGCCTGTCCGGCCTGTTCGCGGCCGTCGCCGGCATCGTGCTCGCCTCCCGTCTCGCCTCCGCGCAGCCGCAGGCCGCGAACGGCTACGAGCTGGACGCCATCGCCGCCGTCGTCATCGGCGGCGCCTCGCTGGCCGGTGGTACGGGCAAGGCGTCGGGCACGTTCATCGGCGCGCTGATCCTCGCCGTGCTCCGCAACGGCCTCAACCTCCTTTCGGTGTCCGCCTTCTGGCAGCAGGTCGTCATCGGTGTCGTGATCGCCCTCGCGGTGCTGCTCGACACCGCGCGCCGCAAGGCCGGTGCGCAGCCGGCCTCCGCGGGTGCCGGGACCGGTGGGCCCAGGCAGCGGATGCAGTACGTGCTCGCGGCCGTGGTCGCCATCGCGATCGTCGGCGGCCTCGCGGTGTGGAACAACACCGGTTCCTCCGGCGGCAAGAAGGACCTCAAGCTCGGCATGGCCGTCTCCACGCTCAACAACCCGTTCTTCACCGAGATGCGGGCGGGCGCCCAGGCCGAGGCGAAGAAGCAGGGCGTCGAGCTGACCGTCACTGACGCGCAGAACGACGCCTCGCAGCAGGCCAACCAGCTCCAGAACTTCACGAGCGAGGGGCTCAGCGCCGTCATCGTGAACCCGGTCGACTCCGACGCCGTCGGCCCGTCCGTGCGCACCGCCAACAAGGCCGACATCCCCGTCGTCGCCGCCGACCGCGGCGTCAACAAGGCGAAGGCCGCGACCCTCGTCGCCTCCGACAACGTCGCGGGCGGCAAGCAGGCCGCGAAGATCATGGCCGACAAGCTGGGCGGCAAGGGCAAGATCGCGGTCCTCCAGGGCCAGGCCGGTACGTCCGCCAGCCGTGAGCGCGGCGCGGGCTTCGCCGCGGGGATCAAGAACTACCCGGGCATCAAGGTCGTCGCCAAGCAGCCCGCGGACTTCGACCGCACCAAGGGCCTGGACGTCATGACGAACATGCTCCAGTCGCACCCCGACGTCGACGGCGTCTTCGCCGAGAACGACGAGATGGCGCTCGGCGCGATCAAGGCGCTCGGCTCCAAGGCCGGCAAGTCCGTCCCCGTCATCGGCTTCGACGGCACGCC